A single region of the Solwaraspora sp. WMMD791 genome encodes:
- the ruvA gene encoding Holliday junction branch migration protein RuvA, with amino-acid sequence MIASLRGVVLAVAPDSAVIEVGGVGLSVHCAPGTLANLRQGEQARLATSLVVREDSLTLYGFADDAEKQLFELLQTASGVGPRLAQAVLSVLTPDAVRSAIANADTAALTRVPGIGKKGAERLVLELRDRIGPVPVGADGAAGVTRGSWPEQVRQGLIGLGWTAGQADQAVAAVAESLDGPPPPVPVLLKQAIRLLGRTR; translated from the coding sequence ATGATCGCGAGTCTGCGCGGGGTGGTGCTGGCGGTCGCGCCGGACAGTGCGGTGATCGAGGTCGGCGGGGTGGGCCTGTCCGTGCACTGCGCGCCCGGCACGCTGGCCAACCTGCGCCAGGGTGAGCAGGCCCGGTTGGCCACCAGTCTGGTGGTCCGGGAAGATTCGCTCACCCTTTACGGCTTCGCTGACGACGCCGAGAAGCAGCTGTTCGAGCTGCTGCAGACGGCCAGCGGGGTAGGCCCCCGGCTGGCCCAGGCGGTGCTGTCGGTGCTCACTCCGGACGCGGTCCGCTCGGCGATCGCGAACGCCGACACGGCGGCGCTGACCCGGGTGCCCGGCATCGGCAAGAAGGGCGCGGAGCGGCTGGTGCTGGAGTTGCGCGACCGGATCGGGCCGGTGCCGGTGGGTGCTGACGGCGCCGCCGGGGTCACCCGGGGCTCCTGGCCGGAGCAGGTGCGTCAGGGCCTGATCGGGCTGGGCTGGACGGCGGGTCAGGCCGATCAGGCGGTCGCGGCAGTGGCTGAGAGTCTCGACGGACCGCCGCCGCCGGTGCCGGTGCTGCTCAAGCAGGCGATCCGACTGCTGGGCAGGACCCGGTGA
- the ruvC gene encoding crossover junction endodeoxyribonuclease RuvC, giving the protein MRVLGVDPGLTRCGVGVVEGVPGRPCRMVAYHVVQTDPGAELPDRLLLLDQRLTALVAEHQPDAVAVERVFSQHNVRTVMGTAQASAVAVLAGARAGLPVRTYTPSEVKAAVTGSGQADKAQVTAMVTRLLRLDSPPRPADAADALALAICHVWRGGTHDRLAAAQRAARTGGNR; this is encoded by the coding sequence GTGCGGGTGCTCGGGGTCGACCCTGGACTGACCAGGTGCGGGGTCGGCGTGGTGGAGGGCGTGCCGGGGCGGCCGTGCCGGATGGTCGCCTACCACGTGGTGCAGACCGATCCGGGTGCCGAGTTGCCGGACCGGCTGCTGCTGCTGGATCAGCGGTTGACCGCCCTGGTCGCCGAGCACCAACCGGACGCCGTGGCGGTGGAGCGGGTGTTCAGCCAGCACAACGTGCGTACCGTGATGGGCACCGCGCAGGCGAGCGCGGTGGCCGTGCTGGCCGGCGCGCGGGCCGGGCTGCCAGTGCGGACCTATACCCCGAGTGAGGTGAAGGCGGCAGTCACCGGTTCCGGCCAGGCCGACAAGGCGCAGGTGACGGCGATGGTCACCCGGCTGCTGCGGTTGGACAGCCCGCCACGCCCGGCCGACGCCGCCGACGCCCTGGCCCTGGCGATCTGCCACGTCTGGCGAGGTGGTACGCATGACCGGCTGGCCGCCGCACAGCGCGCGGCCCGGACCGGAGGGAACCGATGA
- a CDS encoding transcriptional regulator — protein sequence MQAEHTSVAAWHTVARIRSAVDDHDADRIATLIVERIAADGVVPTWQRICLPLLAGTGAGDSGPAIAAEHTLSEGIRAGLDRSCRTRGRVLMPSGALLAAVEREQHSLALHAIAAGLRERGYDCLLLGAALPWTALTDAVRRWQPRTVIVWAQTTVTARTAPLVRLGRDFPALRRCAAGPGWPHPLPPQVVAVGSLAGALRAALANG from the coding sequence GTGCAGGCGGAACACACGTCGGTGGCGGCATGGCACACGGTGGCCCGGATCCGGTCGGCCGTCGACGACCATGACGCTGACCGGATCGCCACGCTCATCGTCGAGCGGATCGCCGCCGACGGAGTCGTACCGACATGGCAGCGGATCTGCCTGCCGCTGCTCGCCGGCACCGGCGCCGGCGACTCCGGTCCGGCGATCGCCGCCGAACACACCCTCTCCGAGGGGATTCGGGCCGGGCTCGACCGCAGCTGCCGTACCCGGGGCCGGGTGCTGATGCCCAGCGGTGCCCTGCTCGCCGCCGTCGAGCGTGAGCAGCACAGCCTCGCGTTGCACGCGATCGCGGCCGGGCTGCGCGAACGCGGGTACGACTGCCTGCTGCTCGGCGCGGCGCTGCCGTGGACCGCGTTGACCGACGCGGTCCGCCGCTGGCAGCCGCGTACCGTGATCGTCTGGGCTCAGACGACGGTGACCGCGCGGACCGCGCCGCTGGTCCGGCTGGGCCGGGACTTCCCGGCGCTGCGCCGCTGCGCGGCCGGGCCGGGCTGGCCGCACCCGTTGCCGCCGCAGGTGGTCGCGGTCGGGTCGCTGGCCGGCGCGCTACGGGCCGCGCTCGCCAACGGCTGA